A window of Sedimentibacter sp. MB31-C6 genomic DNA:
TCCTTTCGCTTGCTTTTCTTGTGATAACCTTAATGCTTTCGGCAGCATCTTTATTTACCATATGTTCAATTCCTCTGTATAGATCTTCTGTATTTTCTCTAACTATAACCAAATCTAAATTTTTATGAAGGGACTCGATACCTTCATATGATTTTACAGGTCTTACATTGGCATATAAATTAAATTTTTGTCTTAACTCTACATTTATACTTCTAAAACCTTTACCAACAGGTGTTGTTATAGGTCCTTTTAAAACCACTTTATTTGTTTTTATGCTGTTTATAGTTTCTTCTGGCAAAAGAACTCCGCACTTTTCATATGCGATGTTACCTGCTATTACTTCTTCCCATTCGATATTATCTGTTGCAGCATCTATAATTTCTCTTGCCGCATGCATTATCTCCAAACCTATCCCGTCTCCAGGAATCAATGTAATTTTTCTTTTCATTTTACCCTCTGCTCTTTTTCATAAAATTTAAAAGTCCACCTGATTTAATTATATCAGTTTGCCTTTTTGACAATGTAAGTCCCATTTCAAAAGTTTTATTTTTTGTTTTATTTTTAACCTTAACTATATTGTTTTCTACCTGTTCTAAAATATTGTCGATAATTATTTCATCCATCATATCAATGATTTCGTAGTCCTCTTCATTTACAAAAGTTAAAGGAAGTATGCCGTTATTGACTAAATTGCTTTTATGAATTCTTGCAAAGGATTTAGCCATTACTGCTTTTATTCCCAAGTATAATGGAGCTAATGCAGCATGCTCTCTGCTGGAGCCTTGTCCATAATTTTTACCTGAAACTATTATTCCGCCATTATTTTCTTTTGCTCTTTTAGAAAAGTTCTCATCTATTTGTGAAAAACAAAATTCTGATAAATATGGAATATTTGATCTATAAGGAAGAAGTTTTGCATTGGAAGGCATTATTGTATCTGTTGTAACATCTTCTCCAACCTTTATTAATACTTTTCCCTTTATGGTATTTTTCATAGTTTTGTTCTTTGGAAACGGCTTTATATTAGGTCCTCTAATAATTTCAATATTTTTGCTATTATCTGAAGGGCTCACTATTAAGTTGTCCTTTATAAGGAATTTTTCCGGTATTTCTATATTTAAATCAACTTCATCATCGAAATCTTCACTACCTGCTATATAACCTTTTATTGCAGAAATTGCAGCAACTTCAGGACTTACTAAATATACATCTGCTGATTGAGTTCCGCACCTACCTTTAAAATTTCTATTAAATGTTCTAAGAGATACACCATTACTACTTGGAGCTTGTCCCATTCCAATACATGGACCGCAACCACTTTCAAGAATACGGGCACCTGCAGATATTATTTTAGCCAATGCTCCGTTTTGTGCAATCATCGCAAGAACTTGCTTTGAACCTGGCGATACTACCAATGATACATCTTCATGAACAGTATGACCGTCAAGTATATTAGCAACCTTCATCAAATCCATATATGAAGAATTTGTGCAGCTTCCAATGGCAACTTGAGTAACCTTTTTGCCGCGTACCTTACTTACAGGTACAACTGCATCCGGTGAATGAGGAAGAGCTATATTTTGACTAAGCATATTTAAGTCAATAGTTATTTTTTCCGAATAAACAGCTTCTTCATCTGCTTTCAACTCTGTAAATTCCTTTTCTCTTCCCTGAGCTTTTAAAAACTCCAAAGTTCTTTCATCAGAAGGAAAAATAGAAGTTGTTGCCCCTAATTCAGCACCCATATTTGTAATTGTTCCTCTTTCGGGAACAGATAAGGTTTTTACACCTTCGCCTGTATATTCAAATATTTTATTCACTCCACCTTTAACTGTAAAATATTTCAACACTTCTAGTATTATATCTTTCGCAGTTGAAAATTTATTGAGTTTACCCTTTAATTCAACATTTACGATTTGTGGCATTACAATATTGTATTCTCCTCCTGCCATAGCTGCTGCAACATCAAGACCACCTGCACCGAATGCAAGCATACCCATCCCTCCGCAAGTTGGAGTATGACTGTCAGAGCCAAGAAGTGTATCTCCTGGAACCGAAAACCTTTCTAAATGAACCTGATGGCATATGCCATTTCCAGGTTTGGAAAAGTGAATTCCGTGTTTTTTTGCAACTGTTTGAATATAAAGGTGATCATCAGCATTTTCAGGTCCTGACTGAAGCATGTTATGGTCTATATATGCTACTGATAGTTTCGTCCTCACCTTATCAATTCCCATAGTTTCAAACTGTAGGTAAGCCATTGTTCCTGTAGAGTCTTGGGTTAGTGTTTGGTCAATTTTTATTCCAATTTCCTGTCCAGAAATCATTTCACCTGTAACTAAATGTTTTTTAATAATTTTTTCAGATAACGTTAATGCCATGTTGCCTCCTATATTGCCTGTTCTGTGTTGCTAAAACTAAAAATAAATAAATTTGCCAATTTTTTCATTTCTTCGCTTGATATATTAGTTGTTCTTCCATTTTCATATTCTTCATCTATTTTATTTTTTATGGATAATAACCGTTCATCATTTTTATGTATTTTCTTATCGTCTTTTAATTCAAAATAACTGTTAATCCAATAAGCAATGCTTGAAATTCCTGAATATAAGTTAATAGCAACCAATGGTGGTTTATTAAGTATCTTTCTTGTGTCAAAGCTATTATATATTTCCTCATTCTTCAAAAGACCGTCCGCATGAATTCCTGCTTTTGTTACATTAAACTCGCTGCCTATATAGGGTGTTTTTGGGGGAATTTCATATTTAAGTTCTTTTTCAAAATATTTTTCTATTTCATTTATTACTTTTAAATTCATTGACTTCACATTACCTTTAATTTGAGCATACTCTATAATCATTGCTTCAAGAGGTGTGTTTCCAACTCTTTCTCCTATTCCAAATAATGTTGTGTTTACAGATGAACCTCCATACAACCATGAAGTTGTTGAATTAGTTACTGAAGCATAATAATCATTATGACCATGCCATTCTATAAACTCTGAAGGAACTTGTGCATAATACTTAAGTCCATGAATAATTGCAGGAACAGATCTGGGCAGTTCAACGCCAATATGAGACACTCCCACACCCAATGTATCGCAGGCTCTAATTTTTACATTTATTTTACTCTCCATACTCAATTCCATTAGATTTTTAGCCAATGGTACTACAAAACCGTAAAAATCAGCTCTTGTAATATCTTCAAAATGACATCTTGGAATAATTCCATTTTCCAATGCAACATATACAATATCTAAATACATTTTCATTGCTTCTGATCTTGTTTTATTTAATTTGCTAAATATATGATAATCTGAACAAGACATCAATATCCCTGTTTCTTTTATTCCCATTGATTTAACCAAGTTAAAATCTTCCTTGTTAGCTCTAATCCAAGATGTAATCTCAGGAAATTTATAGTCCTTTTTCATGCATTCTTCAACGGCTTTTCTATCTTTTTGCGAATAAAGAAAAAATTCCGTCTGCTTAATTATTCCTGAATCATTATCTAATTCATGAAGAAAATCAAACAATTTTACCATCTGTTCAGTATTCATGCTTGTCATAGATTGTTGTCCATCTCTGAAAGTTGTATCGGTTATCCATATATTTTCAGGAGTATTTATAGGAAGCTGAATATTGTTAAATTTAATTATAGGAATTTCTTCATACGAAAAAATATCTTTATAAAGTTTTGGTTTAATTACATCTATTGAATTATATTTCATCTTGACCTCCCTACATGCAACTATATGAAAGTTATTTTTTATTAGTTGCATTTTGTATTTATTATTTTTAATTTCATAAGGCATATTATAATATCGTTTTGAGTCTAAGTCAAGATTAAATTTCATTTTTATTTAATTATTCGCTATTTATTTTATATTTATTGAGGATTTTTGCAATTATTTATTCCATGCTTGCAATTTCGAAATACCTCGTTTAATCGATTTTATGCAATTTTCTATTTTATTCTTGCATTGTAGGGTATGCATTTTATGCATATCGCGGGACGCATGCAATGCGTCCCCTACATGTTAGTTTAGCGTTATGATACACATGTAATATGCCCACCACATGTTAGTTAAATGCATCTTCAACATTCCATTCTCGCCATACATTTCCTACAAGTTGCGGTCTAGGTTTTAATGTTTTTTTACCAGGCTTCCATCCTGAAGGTGTTACTTCTGTTCCACCAGATTCTCTTACATGTTTAAATGCTTTTAATTGTCTTAATCCTTCAGCTACATTTCTTCCTACAGGTGGAGAAAGCACTTCATAACCTTGTATAATTCCATCTGGATCTATAATGAATCTACCTCTTACTTCTGTTCCAGATTCTTCATTATAAACACCGTACATTCTACCTATTTCTCCATTTCTGTCAGATAACATTGGAAATGGAATATTGCCACCAATCATTTTTGATAGTTCTAAGTCATTCCACATTTTATGAGTATATACAGAATCTACACTACAGGATAAAACTTGTGCTCCTAATTCTTCAAATTCGTTATTTTTAGCAGCAACTGCTGCTATTTCAGTGGCTCAAACAAATGTGAAATCACCCGGATAAAAGCAAAGATATACCCATTTACCTCTATAATCCTCCAAATTAACATTAACAAAATTACCATTGTAAAATGCTTGTGCTGAGAATAACGGAGCCGGTTTACCTACATTAGCAGTTTTTTGTTCTTCTCTCAATAAACTTTCATTTAGTAAGGTGCTTATTTTATACATATTATATTCTCCTCCTTTTACTTAATAATCAATATACTATTATCATAACATTCTATGAAATGCGAAAAAGCATTGTTACTATAGGGACCTTGATATTAAATAAGTATAATAAAACCGCTCTGAAATTATCAGAGCGGTTATTATATTATGCTATTTTAATTCTATTTAACTTGTGATGCTTCTGCTGCTGCTTTTCCAGCTTGGATTCCCATTGTTGCACTCATTTGAATTGATGATCCTGAGCAAGGATATTGTCTATAAAACAATTCTCCATTGGCTACTTCTCCTGCAGCATACAGCCCAGATATTGTATCACCTGATGTTGATATTACTTCTGAATTTATATTAACTTTAGGTCCGCCAAATGTTCCAGTAACATAATTTGTTGGAAATGATATTGCATAATAAGGAGCTTCATCAATAGAAGTCAATAAATTTACTTCCTGAGCAAATTCCGCTCTATTTCCTATCATTCCTACAGCTGGTTTACCAAAGTCTGTATCCACTTGATTTATACACATTTCATTATAACGTGAAACTGTTTGAGATAAAACATCTGGTTCTATTCCAATTGCTGTTGCAAGTTCTTCTATTGTATCTGCTTTAAAAGCTGTCCCGTTATTTATTGCTTCTTCTAACCCTTCATTTTCTGTTTTTGAATCTAAGATTCCATAGTAATTATTGAATCCTTCCTCAAAATACAAATTAGCTGTTCTTTTAAACCAATAATCATTTTCATTAGCAAAACGAGTTCCTTCTGGTGTTACATTAAGAAAAATTCCACCAGCATCAGAATATCCGGTAGCACCCATATCCATTGGATTTGCAATCGCACCACCACCAGCAACTATTTCTGCTCCTGCGTCTCTAGCCATAATCAATCCATCTCCTTGATGAGCTTCCCCAAGGAAAGTACCAAATGCACCTACTGCTGGACTATATTCTTTCATAAGTTCTTCGTTATTTGCATATCCACCTGTTGCTAATATTGTGCTTTTAGCATTAATTGTTATTTTACTTCCTTTATGTTCAGCAATAACACCTTTAATCACTCCATCTTCATTTATTAATGATACAGCCGGTGTTTCAAGTCTTACATCTACACCATTTTTCTCAGCTGTTTCTAGCAATGGCATTATAAAGTCTTGACCTGTTCCGCTAACTGTTGAATGATTTCTATAAGGTGATTGTGCAGGATAATTGTAAGAAAATGTAACGTCGCCAAATGTTACTCCTCTTTCTTTCAACCAATCTACAGTATTACCACTGTTTTCAGCTACAAAGCTTATTATTTCTTCATTAACTTTTTCTTGTCCTACTTCTAACCAATAATTTTTCAAATCTTCAGTAGAATCTTCGATTCCTTGATTTTTCTGCATTTCTGTTCCTGCTGCGATAATTTCTCCACCACAAACTATAGAAGCACCTCCGACGCTTGCCATTTTTTCAAGAAGTACTACTTTAGAACCTTCTTCAGAAGCTGCAACAGCTGCAGAAAGACCAGCAATACCACCGCCAACTACAACAACGTCTGTTTCAATTACTTCATCTTCAGTAGCTGTTTCTTCTAAACCTTTGTTTTTAAGATTATCAATATCTCCTCCTGCTTGTTCTAAGCAAGCAGTTACTGCTTCAATAATTGCATTACTTGTTAGCGTTGCACCAGACACAGCATCTACTTTTAAACCTTGTGCACTTATTATATCTGCAGGTATTTTTTCAATTGCAGGATCTGATAATCCTGGTGTTTCATTATGATTCAATACTTTGACTGATTCAATTGAATTATCTGATACAACTACCTCAACTTCAACATCTCCTCCCATACCTTGTGCCTTTGATGTATAAGTTCCCTTACTAAACAAAGCTGACTCATCAGTAGATGAAGTATTGCTACAGCCAGCTATACCAAACATCATTGCAAAAACTAATATTACTGATAAAATTTGTTTGATTTTTTTCATGTCTTCTCTCCCTATTTTTTTTATATGAAGGTTTTACCCATTCACAACATTATTTTCTAATACTATCAACAGTTGCTTCTATCATTTTTTCTAAAAGTGCTTCATCTTTCAATACATGTTTATTATTTTTAACATATGTAGAGATTCCTTCAACCGCACTAAAGAAAACATTACATAAGAATTCTAATGGTAGTTGTTTAAATTCTCCCATTTCTACTCCTGTCTTTACAAATTCCTTATTAATTTCATACGACCTAGAAAATGCCACATTTTCTGTTCCAACAACATTTACAGGTTTATAGTATGCTCTGGCAATTGAAGATTCCTTTGGAAATTCTATATTCCATAATAATATATTCTTAACTCTTTTTTTCAACTTGTCGCTACTGCTTTTTTGAACTTCTACATCTTTCATAGAAGCTTCGATATGTAAATTAAAACAATAATTAAAAATATAAGAAACTAAATCATCTCTGTTTTTAAAATACAAATATATTGTTCCCTTGGCTATTCCTGCCTCATTTGCTATTTGTTGAATGCTCGTATTATCTATACCTTGATTATAAAATAACGTAATTGCTGCATCTCTAATTTTAATATACTTTTTTGGATCCAAAGACGTATAACGAGCCATTTAAAGCCTCCTATAAATTAATGACCGCACGGTCATTAATAGTCATTAAAAAAATTCCTTTTTTTTAATATAAATTTATTTAGGAATTTTGATATTATTATAACAATACTTTCTATAATTGTAAATGATTTATTATTAACAATTAATGGAAATGGTTTTATGATAAAATAATAAAACTATATTTTTTTTACATATTCACCACAATAGATTCAGGAAAATAAAAAAATATCACAAATTATATTATTATCATAATTTGTGATATTTTAGCTCAGTTATTGAATTTCTTATTTTTCAAGAGCTTTAAGCAAGGAATCCACATATTCTTGTCCTATTTCTGCACCTATTGAATCATATACTCCCTGCGCCTTAGTTAATACTTGTTCTATAAAACTTGCATCAAATTCAACCAATTTCATTCCACCATCTATCAATTTTTGCTTATTAGTAACATCGATTTCTGCAAGCTTCGCCTCAATTTCTACTGCAGCTTCATCAACAGCCTGCTGAAGTGCATCTTGGTACATCGGGTCAAGGCTGTCAAATTTTTCAGCACTAATAAGGAACTGATTGCAATACAATATATGATGGGTCATGATCAAGTAATCCTGAACTTCCTGAAGGTTTGCTCCTATACAAGTATCTGTAGCATTTTCCTGTGCATCTACCAGACCTTGCTGCAAAGATACGTATACCTCTGACCATGCAAGAGGCGTAGGTGCTGCGCCCATTAACTGCCAAAATGCCATGTGATTCTTATTCTCCATAGTTCTTATCTTCAATCCGTTAAAGTCATCAATCGTTGAAATATTTTTGTTAGAAGTTGTCTCTCTGAATGTTCCTCCTTGAAGAAAGTGAAGACAGTACATGTTTTTTGCTTTATAAGCCTCGTTAATTTTTTCTGTGAATTCACTTTTGTTAAGTGCATAGTCAATAGTTGCTGCATCATACTTCGCAAACACCATCGGAAGATCAAAAATAGCAACCTCTGGAACAAAAGATACTGTTTGTGCAGTCTGTGCAATTACAAAGTCAATATCTCCCGCAAGCATCTGTGCCTGAAGTTCTTGGTCATTTCCAAGCTGACTGTTTGGGAAATAATCTATTGTCAATTTTCCTCCAGTGATTTCTGATACCCTTTTTGTTATAAGTTCCCCATAAAGCTGTGCTGCAGCACCAACACCGGCATTATCAGCACCTATAAGAACTACCGGTTCTAGTGATTCATACCCTCCTTCTTCTAATTCTGGCTGTTCAGACGGTTGTTCAGAAGGCTGTTCTGACGTAGGTGCAGGTGTATTTTGTGTACATGCAACAGGCGCTAAAACCATTGTTGTTGCCAATAATATAATTAATATTTTTTTCACTTTTATTCCTCCCTTTCTCATTTTTTATTTTTCCTTGAATCCATTTAAAGAAATGCAAGACTTATCCATGGTATATATGTAATGATAAACAACGTTATACCAAATGCAAAAATAAAAGGTAATGCTCTTTTTGCCACGTTCATTGGAGGGGTGTCAGACAATGTTCCTGCTACAAACAGATCCAGACCAAATGGCGGTGTTGCTAAGCCTATGGATAGGCAACACACCATAATAACCCCAAAGTGAACAGGATGCACACCCATAGATTGAACTGCAGGCAGCAATATGGGTGATAAAATAACGATTGCAGGACCAGTATCCATGACCATCCCAAGTAACAGAAATATTACAGCTATACCTGTCAGTACCGAAAAACTTGATGTGAAATTGTTCAAAATGAAGCCTTCAATGAGATTCGGCGCCTTCGCCAATGCCAAAACTCTTCCAAAAGCAGTTGCAAATGCAAGCACAAAGCACAATGGTGCATATGTTCTTACAGCTTTTGCTAGGAAGGGAATTATTTCTTTAACTGTAAATGACTTGTATACAACCAATGAAACAAACAGAGAATAGAATACTGATATACAAGCAGCCTCAGTAGGTGTTACAAAGCCAGAATAAATACCACCCAACACAATAACCGGTGAAAGTAATGCCCAGAAACTCTCCTTAAAAAGCTTTACAAATCCATTACTTCTAAGCTCTTTCATTTTATGGTTAATCTTTTGTTTATCTTCTCCCTTTTTTTTGCAATATAATACCGTGTAGATCATCATTCCAATACCTATAAGAATTCCTGGCAATATACCTCCCAAAAAGAGAGCTCCAGTAGAAACCCCCGTTGCAAGCGAGTAGAGGACAAAAGGTATGGATGGTGGGATAATTACTCCAAGACCACCTGAAGTAGCAACCATGCCCGCTGACCAGGTTTTATCATAACCCATCTCAACCAAGAATGGAATAGTCATGGAACCAACAGCCGCCGTCGTTGCAGGACCAGAGCCAGAAATTGCTCCATAGAACAGACAGGTCAATATAACTGCACAGGGAAGCCCTCCGGTTAAATTGCCTACAAAGTAAGCAAAGAAGTTAAATAACCTTCTGGATATTCCTCCCTCAGCCATAAGAACTCCTCCCAATATGAACAGAGGTACTGCTAAAATAGGGGTTGTGTCTGACCCTGAAAAGCTGTTTGCAATCAACTGTTGAATTGAGCTCCCGGTACCGCCAAGTACAAGAGGTGTCATTGCACCAATCACCATACTAATAGCAATGGGCACAGCAAATACCAAACCTACCATAAATACCATAAATATACACAAAGCCATTACACATCACCTCCTGATAAATTTAATCTGTCATCAAGCTCAACACCTGTGGCCTGTACTTCCTCTTTGGCTTCCTTGAGAGTAGCTTCCAAAGTTGTTTCAACTTTTTCGTTAAAATTCCTAATGTTATTTACTATTTCTTGCACCATCCTTATTGAAGATAACCCAAATCCAATTACAGTAGACAGATACATAATCCACATGGGTATGTTCATTGCCGGTGAAAACTGCCCTGTCACCCGAATTTTATTGGTATAGACAATCGCATACCTAAATAAAATCACAAACAATACAAGCATAATAACGTTTACCAAAATCTCTATGGTTCTTCTTACCTTTTGAGGCAACAAGTCCATTACAATTCCAACTTTCAACATGTTTCTTTTTTTAATGGTATAACTAAGTGATAAAAAAACGGTCCAAATGTAGCAATATCTTGAAAATTCCTCAGGCCAAGTCATTGAGTTGAAAAAGGTTCGAGCAAATATTTGTGCCATCATTACACTTGATATGGAAGCAAGTAAAAGCACTAAGATGGCTTCTTCAAAGTGTTCATCCAACCATTTAATTGCTGACATTTCATTTCCTCCTTTCCTCTGCAAGTATTTGTATAGATATTAAGGTTAGTTTATTATTTCCCTGAAAGGATATCCATGAGCTCCAGCCGCATCGCTTCCACAGGAGCGGTTTCTCCACTCCAAAGTTCAATCTGCTCAGCTCCCTGATATAAAGACATACCTAAGCCATTCATTATAATGCAGCCCATTTCCTCAGCCTCCATCAGAAACCGCGTTTTGGATGGATTGTAGGTTGCATCAAAACACAACTGACCAGAACGAAGATATTCCTTAGGTATTGGAGTTTCTCCAAGACTCGTAATCATACCGAGTCCAGTATTGTTCATTATAACGTCTGACTCAGCGATTTTATCCTTCACTAAAACTGAATCTTTAATATTAACCAGCTCTGCAACCGGTACAAAATTATCGTTTACCTCATCAACTAACACCTTGACTTTTGAAAGAGTTCTACTTGCTATATATATCTTTTTAGCACCATAATATGCTAATACACTACATATTGCTCTGGCTGCACCCCCTGCTCCTATACAGAAAAAAGTGGATTCATTCACTTTTATATCCTGAATTTCCTCTTTTAGTGCCCTATAAAATCCTATTCCGTCTGTATTGTACGCTTTCAATCTACCATCCGGTAACTTAACAACGGTATTACTGGCATTCATCTTTTCGCAAAGTGGATCCTTTTCATCAACGTACTTCATTATCTCGACTTTGTTAGGCTTTGTCACAGCAAAACCGGCAAAGTTCATATACCTTATTCCATTTACTACATCAAGCAGATGGTCGTTTTCCACCTCTGAGTAGAAATACAACATATCAATTCCAGCAGCCTTGTATGCTGCATTCTGCATTCTTGCAGCATAAGATTGCGCCAAAGGCTTTCCGAGCAATGCAATCATTCTTGTATTTATACTGACAGACATTCTATCTCCTCCTCATTATTGTTTCCTGAAGATGTCACCTCTAGCTGTTCTATATCTGCCATTAGCAATTTAGCTGTTAAGATACACCTTGCAACATGTCCTGCTGCTCCTCTAAGTTCCATCTCTTTTGAATTTGGAAGTTCTATTGATATAGGATTGTTTGGCATAGCTAAAAGCATACCTTTAAGGTCTATTTCACCTTCTCCTGCATATAGTCTTCCTTCCCTTGCAACGCCAATCATAGAAGGGTCCTCTAATGAAGGAATTTCTCCAGGACCATCACAAAGATGAATAAATCCAAATCTTTTTTTGTCTACCTTATCTAAGTCAGCAGGGCTGACATTAGATCTATGTGCATGAAGTGTATCTACCATCAAATAGGCATTGGGACGATCAACTCTGTCAAGGACTTCCAAAGCATCCTTAAGCCCCGTGATGCCTGAGAAAGTTACAAATTCAAGATTTACCTTCAAATTGTACTTGGCTGCCAAATCACAAATCTTCTCAAATTCTCTGAAAGAGAATTCCTTATCTTTACTCCAAATGCTGGACAGCACATCAGTTGCACCAAGCTCAGCTCCTGCAGCAAATGCAGATTCATAGTCATAAACGTTTAAATCCTCTCTGACTCGTGCAAGTTCAATATCCATAAGCTTTATGCCATTTTCAGTTAATGCTGTTCTTATCTCTCTGAACAATTTCTTATCCAAATCAAATTGATACAAAGGTTCATTTGGAAGATGCATAGGAATTGGCCTAAGACTGACAAAATCATATCCAGCCTCAGCAGCAATCTTTATCTGGTCAACCGGACTTGTTCCGGGTATAGTAAGATAAGCAAGCGAAAACTTTCTTGTCATATTTGTCCTCCTTTTAAATAATACTATTTGTGCGAAACAGAATGATTTGGCGGCTGGTACTCGCCCTTTTCATTCTTTAACAATTTTCCATTAACTATGCCAGGTTTAGGTATATAAATATCATTAATGTTCCAACATCCAGGTGTAGGCACTACTATATTTTCCATTGGAACATCCAACAAGTATGGCTTGTTGCAGCTTATAGCCTTTTTTAATTCAGGCTTGAAATCATCTGCAGATTTTATCTTTATTGCATCTACTCCATAAGCCTTGGCTACCTCAGCCCAATTTGGCGAATAAGGTTTTCCATCAGGCATAGTGAATACAGTCCCGAATTTTGTCTTATAATTTGCGTATTCCAACCCTGCAATTGTTCCGAATGCTGAGTTGTTCATAACTACCCAAACCACAGGAATATTTTGCTCTACAGCCGTAGCCAATGCACCTGGATTGACTCCAAAACCTCCGTCACCTACTAGCGTCAACACTACCTTGTCTGGTGCTGCCAGCTTTCCGCCAATCAAAGCAGATCCTCCAAATCCCATAGTAGCTAAACCAGAGCTATGGTGAATTGTACCAGGGATTGTGATATCAAATTGCTGCGCCACGCCATTTTTATTCCAGCCTACATCTGTAAAAATGATTGCATCCTCAGGGATAACCGCCTTGACATCCTTCAATATTCTCTGGGGAGTCATAGGGAACCTTCCGTCTTCTGAAATTTCAATA
This region includes:
- a CDS encoding aconitate hydratase; amino-acid sequence: MALTLSEKIIKKHLVTGEMISGQEIGIKIDQTLTQDSTGTMAYLQFETMGIDKVRTKLSVAYIDHNMLQSGPENADDHLYIQTVAKKHGIHFSKPGNGICHQVHLERFSVPGDTLLGSDSHTPTCGGMGMLAFGAGGLDVAAAMAGGEYNIVMPQIVNVELKGKLNKFSTAKDIILEVLKYFTVKGGVNKIFEYTGEGVKTLSVPERGTITNMGAELGATTSIFPSDERTLEFLKAQGREKEFTELKADEEAVYSEKITIDLNMLSQNIALPHSPDAVVPVSKVRGKKVTQVAIGSCTNSSYMDLMKVANILDGHTVHEDVSLVVSPGSKQVLAMIAQNGALAKIISAGARILESGCGPCIGMGQAPSSNGVSLRTFNRNFKGRCGTQSADVYLVSPEVAAISAIKGYIAGSEDFDDEVDLNIEIPEKFLIKDNLIVSPSDNSKNIEIIRGPNIKPFPKNKTMKNTIKGKVLIKVGEDVTTDTIMPSNAKLLPYRSNIPYLSEFCFSQIDENFSKRAKENNGGIIVSGKNYGQGSSREHAALAPLYLGIKAVMAKSFARIHKSNLVNNGILPLTFVNEEDYEIIDMMDEIIIDNILEQVENNIVKVKNKTKNKTFEMGLTLSKRQTDIIKSGGLLNFMKKSRG
- a CDS encoding 2-isopropylmalate synthase, whose product is MKYNSIDVIKPKLYKDIFSYEEIPIIKFNNIQLPINTPENIWITDTTFRDGQQSMTSMNTEQMVKLFDFLHELDNDSGIIKQTEFFLYSQKDRKAVEECMKKDYKFPEITSWIRANKEDFNLVKSMGIKETGILMSCSDYHIFSKLNKTRSEAMKMYLDIVYVALENGIIPRCHFEDITRADFYGFVVPLAKNLMELSMESKINVKIRACDTLGVGVSHIGVELPRSVPAIIHGLKYYAQVPSEFIEWHGHNDYYASVTNSTTSWLYGGSSVNTTLFGIGERVGNTPLEAMIIEYAQIKGNVKSMNLKVINEIEKYFEKELKYEIPPKTPYIGSEFNVTKAGIHADGLLKNEEIYNSFDTRKILNKPPLVAINLYSGISSIAYWINSYFELKDDKKIHKNDERLLSIKNKIDEEYENGRTTNISSEEMKKLANLFIFSFSNTEQAI
- the prxU gene encoding thioredoxin-dependent peroxiredoxin (Most members of this family contain a selenocysteine.) gives rise to the protein MYKISTLLNESLLREEQKTANVGKPAPLFSAQAFYNGNFVNVNLEDYRGKWVYLCFYPGDFTFVUATEIAAVAAKNNEFEELGAQVLSCSVDSVYTHKMWNDLELSKMIGGNIPFPMLSDRNGEIGRMYGVYNEESGTEVRGRFIIDPDGIIQGYEVLSPPVGRNVAEGLRQLKAFKHVRESGGTEVTPSGWKPGKKTLKPRPQLVGNVWREWNVEDAFN
- a CDS encoding FAD-dependent oxidoreductase, which translates into the protein MKKIKQILSVILVFAMMFGIAGCSNTSSTDESALFSKGTYTSKAQGMGGDVEVEVVVSDNSIESVKVLNHNETPGLSDPAIEKIPADIISAQGLKVDAVSGATLTSNAIIEAVTACLEQAGGDIDNLKNKGLEETATEDEVIETDVVVVGGGIAGLSAAVAASEEGSKVVLLEKMASVGGASIVCGGEIIAAGTEMQKNQGIEDSTEDLKNYWLEVGQEKVNEEIISFVAENSGNTVDWLKERGVTFGDVTFSYNYPAQSPYRNHSTVSGTGQDFIMPLLETAEKNGVDVRLETPAVSLINEDGVIKGVIAEHKGSKITINAKSTILATGGYANNEELMKEYSPAVGAFGTFLGEAHQGDGLIMARDAGAEIVAGGGAIANPMDMGATGYSDAGGIFLNVTPEGTRFANENDYWFKRTANLYFEEGFNNYYGILDSKTENEGLEEAINNGTAFKADTIEELATAIGIEPDVLSQTVSRYNEMCINQVDTDFGKPAVGMIGNRAEFAQEVNLLTSIDEAPYYAISFPTNYVTGTFGGPKVNINSEVISTSGDTISGLYAAGEVANGELFYRQYPCSGSSIQMSATMGIQAGKAAAEASQVK
- a CDS encoding TetR/AcrR family transcriptional regulator, producing the protein MARYTSLDPKKYIKIRDAAITLFYNQGIDNTSIQQIANEAGIAKGTIYLYFKNRDDLVSYIFNYCFNLHIEASMKDVEVQKSSSDKLKKRVKNILLWNIEFPKESSIARAYYKPVNVVGTENVAFSRSYEINKEFVKTGVEMGEFKQLPLEFLCNVFFSAVEGISTYVKNNKHVLKDEALLEKMIEATVDSIRK
- a CDS encoding TRAP transporter substrate-binding protein, whose amino-acid sequence is MKKILIILLATTMVLAPVACTQNTPAPTSEQPSEQPSEQPELEEGGYESLEPVVLIGADNAGVGAAAQLYGELITKRVSEITGGKLTIDYFPNSQLGNDQELQAQMLAGDIDFVIAQTAQTVSFVPEVAIFDLPMVFAKYDAATIDYALNKSEFTEKINEAYKAKNMYCLHFLQGGTFRETTSNKNISTIDDFNGLKIRTMENKNHMAFWQLMGAAPTPLAWSEVYVSLQQGLVDAQENATDTCIGANLQEVQDYLIMTHHILYCNQFLISAEKFDSLDPMYQDALQQAVDEAAVEIEAKLAEIDVTNKQKLIDGGMKLVEFDASFIEQVLTKAQGVYDSIGAEIGQEYVDSLLKALEK